The Belonocnema kinseyi isolate 2016_QV_RU_SX_M_011 chromosome 1, B_treatae_v1, whole genome shotgun sequence genomic interval CCCCTTTAGCTACGATCAATATCAGAACTTAAAAAAGAGGACGTATTACCTAGTATTacactaaaatataatttgaaaagaaatattacTAGGTGGGGAatcaaactaaaaacaaaattagcGGTTATTTCCGGGTCAAAATAGACATTTTTCCGCGCTGACATTTAAgcatttgcattaattattatttagtatCAATTGCCTTATTATATAAGTttagaaaggaataaaaaactgTAGAACTATAcagtaaaatatataatattatacaattgtaaaagtgatttcagacttcacagcttaaaatgcttttaaaaggAGAAATAGGGCGATTTTTCGAGATATCTTCAATCGATTCTAAGTATGAATAAAAGTGGAAATTATCGTGTATTTGATGAAGAAATATAATAGTGGAACTTATATAACAATGGAACTTTGAATCGAATCTGCTGCACTTCCTTCTGAAAGTGAAACAGTTGAAGATGTGCCACAAGTATCATATATTCCCTCTGATGAAGTCAACGAGGTTAACAAGTTTGAAGAAATTGAGGACGGTAATGAGGCTGACGAAATTGACGAGATGAACATAGTTGATGATTTTAACGAAGTTGACGAGGTTATTGAGGTTAAAGAGGTTGTCGAGGTTACGAGGGTAAGGAAGTTGACAAGTTTGAGGAAGTTGAGGACGTTAATGAGGCTGACGAAGTTGATGAGGATAACAAAGTTAATGACGTTAACGTAGTTTACAAGATTGATGCTGGTAAAGAAGTTGACCAGGTTAATAAGGCTGACGAAGTTGACGAGGTTTAAAAAGTTGATGATGTTAACGAAGTTGTCGAGGCTAATGAGGTTGAAGAAGTTAACAAGGTGAACGAAGTTGATGAGGCTGGCGAAGTTGATTAGGTTAACGTAATTGACAAGGCTCTTAAGGTTGACGAAGTTGAACAGGTTGAAGAGCCACACGAATTTGATATGGTTAAACAAGTTGGCGAGGTTAACGAAGTTGACGAGGCTGATAAAATTGATGAGGTAAACGAAATTGACAGGCTTTATAAGGTAGACGAAGTTGAACAGGTTGAAGAGCCTGACGAAGTTGATGAGCTTAATGAGGTGAAAAAAGTTGATGAGGTCAACGAGTTTGACGAAGCTGACGTCGTTCTTAATGAGATGACGAAGTTGACGAGATTAACAAAGTTGATGGTATTAACGAAGTTGGCGAGGTTAATGAGGTTAAAGAGGTTGGCCAGGTTAACGAGGCTGACGAAATTGACGAGGTTAACGAGTTTAACGAAGTTGATGACGTTAATGATACTGAGGAACTTGACGAGGTTAACAAAGTTGACGAGGTTAATGAAGTTAAGAAAGTTGACGAAGTTAATGAGGAAGAAGATGGATTTCAGAAAGCAAATGAATACTTTGCCACATTTTATGCCTCACTCTCATGAAATTACCCATTTTTCtgcgatttatttattattctgatttaaatatttattgaaaatttctgagaATTGGTAAATGTTTGtccttttttaactcaaaaatatgtgTTACACCACGACCACACTACCACCACCACCATCACCATCACCAACACCAACAGCAGCACCATCAACACCAACAACAGCACCACCACCAGAAAGATACAAATTAATTGTGAAGATAGTAGTTCTACTTCAAAACTTCTTTCAAGAATCTGTAATGAAAAATtgcattgtcaactaaaaaagatgaaatttcaaacataaagattaatttactaccaaaaaagacgatttacaTTACAATTATGACTAATAATTTAGGGCAGTTTCTTAAAGTgggttttaagaaaaattatcatattttattaCGTGTTTCACACTTTTTCTATAACAAGTAgcgtttatttaattttcttatcgtGATCTCAGTTTTAACGAAGTTTAATGAGTTAATGTTTGGCACCAAAACCGTCTCtaatgaaaagtaaatttttcaacaagataagcTTGGACCCGATAGTTTCTGAAATAACAACTATAGGATAAATGTTTGATGTAATCTCAGAAagcattataaagtttttaagttCTAGTGttcgtataatttttttaataacacatCAATAAGGTTCTAGTATAATTCTGAAGGATGAGGATTTCTTATGCTCTCATCATATCCTCGACGGTTctcctgaattctattggtaaatttaattctatcatatttctataatctTTCTTACACTTTCTAAATCTCCACGAACATTACAATTTGTGTGAGTTCACCCTCAtccttttcatatttttcaattgattgtaatcatttaattcattttcaaatgttttttaaatattcacgaCGATTTTAAAAGAGTACGATAAACGTTAAGAGAACGAGAAAGAAGACGATAGACATCTCAGTTATcctctttgaaatttctgtagaaattttcaGAAGCGTTTCTAAAGCTTTATGgggaaaccgtttctaaattttcttcaacTGTAACCGAAATTTCAGAAACGGCAAATACAGAAAATTTCAGTCACAGGTTTCAGAAACTAAAACATGTAGTCTGTATTTGTCTTGAGAATataagtaacaaaaaaatataattgaagtcAATACAAGTGACTTTTTATGTATCTATATTAAATTACGTCGTAGacttattttatgaaatatatgatCAAAGCCCATTGTTCAGGATaagatttttttcatgtttgaataattgtttttattatataacatagttatatacatacagggtcatcaaaaagtatcccCCCCCTATCAACGAAAATATGCGTATTCTTCAGAAGtgttttagacaaaagtttcaggattttaaacgaggatctgaatggtgaccttgaagctcTTGGCgctgaccttcaaggttatttcaaggtcaacttttatttttgaagtggaaacccctatttttgacaccacaCAGGGTCCACATAGGGTTTTTTGTGGACTGATGAGACCTACGATGGATCTCGCCTTAGTCGATGGGATCTGGAtacaatgtttaactttttttttaacgcaTATTTTTGCTGATCATccatctagaccttgtttgagtttacacgACCCTGGAATGAACCCGAAGGTCACCGGGtaacatgaccttgatgcatatttaaacgtaaaatgttgcgttctttcgatttgcggtgtcaaaaataggggtttccatttgaaaaattaaagttgaccttgaaataaccttgaaggtcaacgcgAAGGTCAGCTTCGAGGTCACAATTCAGATTCACGTCcgaaaccctgaaacttttgtctaaaacatttctcacgaaaacgcatattttcgctgataagGGGAGCGGGGGGGGGTAGGTCCAATACGTTTTGATGACCctgtaaattcttaaaaaataatttttcagcaacaaaattattttgtagaaaaacagtaaaaacaaatgtttaattaattttttttctttaaaaagatgtTCTTTTTCGCTTCgatgggaatcaaaccacagaacttccgatttccaTTCGGGTGGTTTTACTAGAGAAATCGAAAGCAGAATCCTTTTGCAgacaaaatctaatttaaaaaaaaattgttaattcatagctacatctagtctgaaaataagttaagaatttatgttattctctgatgataatacaggtaAAAtaatgtgcatttaaaaaaagacagttacattcttaacaaacaaaaaaatatcttttcagaaaatcatgaactttaaaccaaacagttgcagttttattaaagaaagatgcGCTTTCTCGTAAactagatgatttttaaaaataaagaacaacttttcgaaaattagttgtattttcaaccgaaaaatattttagttggaCTTCTTAGCATCAAAATATTAGCTTACTAAAATAAGTCAATATTCTtcgaaattagtaaaattttcaacctacaaagacggattttctacacaaaaattagattttcaacagaaaaggatGGCTTTCAAACaacattgtagaattttcaaaccaatagtcAAATGTATAGCTAAGAAGCTAATATTGTggaggaagcaactgcaaaaaagTAGAAACACAATGCAAAGAAATTACTAAGAAGAACATTATAACAGGGTTACtgcaaaattttattgttaattttcgcTAATTTcccagtttttcattttttctgaccatATCAATATTCGAGAACAGAAATTTTAACTTCGAACATTTATATTCTAGATTGTTTTCCAAGTGCAAatttatgacttaaaaaaaaattattgttagctaAGTTCGTTTTTTGATCACCAGGATTGTTTGGCGTGTGATGTTAAATAATCCATAACACACTCTCTCTAAATGTACACCTTCTTCCGttacattaaattatatttttttatcatttaggaattttagaaaactatttgtaatttacagaaatcactgctgaggtttaataaaaatttagtaaattaacTATACAAGTTACTGAATTACGTTTTGAGCAACGTGGCTtggtaaatttcagttactttgtGTTTCTTAAGGAAATCTGAAGCTTCTATAACTAAAAGTTCTCCTTGCAAAGCACAGTAGtgtgtaaatttaattaattttaagtacagACTTAAAGATTTTATTAGATTCAATTTTGCTGTGattcttgaaaaaaagtaaagactaacagaaaccaaaaaaaaaacatataagaacaataaataaatttatatttgttaactaaaaaatgtataacaagcaaaattcaaacctttttcaAATCACAGtcaatttatgttaatattcTTTTTGACTGCTCTGCTCTGCATTCCACGTCAGAATTTAAAATGGATCAAATTTTAACACCACTTTGCCCTGCACTGTCTCTTCTTTCTCTTTCTAATTTTACCTGATACTGCTTGCTCCACGGTTCGCTTCCCTATTCGTTATAGCACTGTAGCTTGCAAAAGACTGTAAAGTCGGGACTCAACTAGGGTGGAACAATAGACCACCCTCCCACGAGAAAGTCACGGGGCTGGGTACGTACTATGGAGTCCCATGAAGCAGGAAGTttggttttttttagttttttaattttaaaaatttttttaaatttaattcaaagtaatAAGAATTTTTCTTGCTCAATGATTTTGATTGAACGTTCAAGTTTAGTTCTAAAATGTATAGGGTTAGTTTTAATGTACTATCAGTATTGAAACCGATTTCAATTGTTAGTCGCAATTTACTAGAAAAGACAAAGCAATCTAAAGTTGAACGAATTTCgcaatgaaaataaatatctttgagaTAAGTTTAAAGTTTAACAGTACTATTACCAAAAATTAGTGTAATTTTTGGTGTATGCTGGATCTACTAATTAAATCAGCCAAGTGCAGTGGTGGTcaaattagaaatattgtaaacaaaaagtcaGTACCCAGCTGGAAAGATGATAATGTTACAACATTACAATATTGTG includes:
- the LOC117177534 gene encoding reticulocyte-binding protein PFD0110w-like encodes the protein MRPLFMSLFTARDCGETSNTHGQKPHQGCRGYEGKEVDKFEEVEDVNEADEVDEDNKVNDVNVVYKIDAGKEVDQVNKADEVDEALKVDEVEQVEEPHEFDMVKQVGEVNEVDEADKIDEVNEIDRLYKVDEVEQVEEPDEVDELNEVKKVDEVNEFDEADVVLNEMTKLTRLTKLMVNEADEIDEVNEFNEVDDVNDTEELDEVNKVDEVNEVKKVDEVNEEEDGFQKANEYFATFYASLS